A genomic region of Noviherbaspirillum sp. L7-7A contains the following coding sequences:
- a CDS encoding pentapeptide repeat-containing protein translates to MQWNIFHSRAAVFPRLFLKPCIIALVTVCSFLYDAAVGTRLLAAIPQTQQQAQQSCPSLPFGSSGPDFSNQDLSNKNFSRRDLRGANFSGATLKGTVFIGANLEGANFSNARVQASDREDLRPTDFTRANLNRACFSNMTFSGRTYFTYADISCTDFSRTNLASGLAIFGPSPLKIDESSCKPSFRGATMHCEFVADWPRLDLGSVNDTFRTDLSACASQLGNLNLDKADLNRARFGNAVMDGISMAGANLTGADLRGASLGCSKGRCANLANAILDNARLSNATLDGINLAGASMAGAQLDRASLQCVDKQCANLQQARLHGANLARANLSGANLYGASLGKGSIGVAATLAGAHLKNVNLSFSTLTGADFNGANFYSTYPGLCVTTEPNHGGTTRQCASAYKAEMTDTNFSNAYLYGVDFSAVQIRGGLFDKAVLTGASFAAASIGANSDGVPTRFTNAHLEGTDLAGAALLEYADLSNAYLDFRPDGNLIYLNLAALLHNSFACPSRGCNPPAATDVCLQLAYAPAPAPLSRTIICPDGAAAGADGVPGCGPARTDGGNLRWKSRLAPDDPAAWYANAATYMPAAAPASLCNGYPERARAGW, encoded by the coding sequence ATGCAATGGAACATTTTTCACAGTCGCGCGGCGGTCTTCCCGCGCCTTTTCCTTAAGCCCTGCATCATTGCGCTTGTGACCGTTTGCTCCTTCCTGTACGACGCGGCAGTGGGTACGCGCCTGCTTGCTGCCATTCCCCAGACACAGCAGCAAGCGCAACAATCCTGCCCCAGCCTTCCTTTCGGTTCTTCCGGCCCTGACTTCAGCAACCAGGACCTTTCAAACAAGAACTTCAGCCGCCGCGATCTGCGTGGCGCCAATTTCAGCGGCGCGACACTGAAAGGCACGGTGTTCATCGGCGCCAATCTGGAAGGCGCGAACTTCAGCAATGCCCGGGTGCAGGCCAGCGACCGGGAGGACCTGCGTCCCACCGATTTCACCAGGGCCAATCTCAACCGCGCCTGCTTCAGCAATATGACGTTCAGCGGCCGTACCTATTTCACTTACGCCGATATCAGCTGTACGGACTTCTCCCGCACCAATCTTGCGTCAGGCCTGGCCATCTTCGGACCCAGCCCACTGAAGATTGATGAAAGCAGCTGCAAGCCTTCCTTCCGCGGCGCAACGATGCATTGCGAATTCGTGGCCGACTGGCCACGGCTTGACCTGGGCTCCGTCAACGACACTTTCCGCACCGACCTCAGCGCATGCGCCAGCCAGCTGGGCAACCTGAACCTGGACAAGGCAGACCTGAATCGGGCCAGGTTTGGCAATGCCGTCATGGATGGCATCAGCATGGCTGGCGCCAACCTGACCGGTGCCGATCTGCGTGGCGCCAGCCTGGGTTGCAGCAAGGGTCGCTGCGCCAATCTTGCGAATGCCATCCTCGACAACGCCAGGCTCAGCAACGCCACGCTGGATGGCATCAATCTCGCTGGCGCCAGCATGGCCGGCGCGCAGCTTGATCGTGCCAGCCTGCAGTGCGTCGACAAGCAATGCGCCAATCTGCAACAGGCGCGTTTGCATGGCGCCAATCTGGCCAGAGCAAACCTGTCCGGCGCCAACCTCTACGGGGCGTCGCTCGGCAAAGGCAGCATCGGGGTCGCTGCAACGCTGGCAGGTGCCCATCTGAAAAATGTGAACCTGTCGTTCTCCACGCTGACAGGCGCAGATTTCAACGGTGCAAACTTTTACAGCACTTATCCCGGCCTGTGCGTCACAACCGAGCCCAACCACGGCGGGACAACGCGGCAATGCGCCAGCGCTTATAAAGCGGAAATGACGGACACGAATTTTTCCAACGCCTACCTTTACGGCGTCGACTTCAGCGCCGTTCAGATTCGTGGCGGCCTGTTTGACAAGGCGGTTCTGACCGGAGCCAGCTTCGCCGCTGCATCGATCGGTGCCAATAGCGACGGCGTCCCCACCAGGTTTACCAACGCCCACCTCGAAGGCACCGACCTGGCTGGCGCCGCCTTGCTGGAGTATGCCGACCTGAGCAATGCCTATCTGGATTTTCGTCCAGACGGCAACCTGATCTATCTGAACCTTGCAGCCCTCCTGCACAACAGCTTCGCCTGCCCGTCCCGGGGATGCAATCCACCAGCAGCGACGGACGTTTGCTTACAACTGGCCTATGCTCCGGCGCCTGCGCCGCTGTCGAGAACAATCATCTGTCCGGATGGCGCGGCCGCCGGTGCAGATGGCGTGCCTGGTTGCGGCCCGGCGCGCACCGATGGCGGCAACCTGCGCTGGAAGTCACGCCTCGCTCCGGACGATCCTGCTGCATGGTATGCCAATGCAGCCACCTATATGCCCGCCGCCGCGCCAGCCAGCCTTTGCAACGGGTATCCAGAACGAGCACGCGCCGGCTGGTAA
- a CDS encoding YceI family protein, producing MKFASRLSLSAIALASLLSAGAASAAAPAGNYKIDPVHSVAYFEVGHAGGISRFMGRFNDMSGDLVVDTPEKSKIRVDVKVDSVDTKSEGLDKHLKSPDFFNAVQFPTLSFVSSAVTLNGSGEGTVAGNLTLHGVTKPVTFKLKEIGAGPGPRGDSRVGYTASTTIKRSDFGIAYGIPKAATDEVDLRINIEAIKQ from the coding sequence ATGAAATTTGCATCCCGCCTGTCCCTGTCCGCCATCGCCCTGGCTTCCCTGCTGTCCGCCGGCGCAGCCAGCGCCGCCGCGCCCGCAGGCAATTACAAGATCGACCCGGTTCATTCAGTCGCCTACTTTGAAGTCGGCCATGCCGGCGGCATCAGCCGCTTCATGGGCCGCTTCAACGACATGTCCGGCGACCTGGTCGTCGATACACCCGAAAAGAGCAAGATCCGTGTCGACGTCAAGGTCGACAGCGTCGACACCAAAAGCGAAGGACTGGACAAGCACCTGAAGAGCCCGGACTTCTTCAATGCAGTGCAATTCCCCACGCTGAGCTTCGTCTCGTCCGCCGTTACCCTCAACGGTAGCGGCGAAGGCACTGTCGCCGGCAACCTGACCCTGCATGGCGTGACCAAGCCGGTCACCTTCAAGCTCAAGGAAATCGGCGCCGGCCCCGGCCCCCGTGGCGACAGCCGGGTCGGCTATACCGCCAGCACAACCATCAAGCGCAGCGACTTCGGCATCGCCTATGGCATCCCGAAGGCGGCCACCGACGAGGTAGACCTGCGCATCAATATTGAAGCCATCAAGCAGTAA
- a CDS encoding type III secretion system chaperone yields the protein MHAHDIVREFGALAKLPEFALDDRGMARMQLDSTIIIDFEHDATNDVLHLYSSIAPAPDDCTAQLKLLMEANLFLDRSVGTTFALDSITGEFMCCLRLEPEKMSAADLVKHVERMADAVERLRADLDGLEEPAEPAPLSAIDLNQLRMGPLRG from the coding sequence ATGCATGCTCATGACATCGTCCGCGAATTCGGCGCCCTCGCGAAACTTCCGGAATTCGCCCTTGACGACCGCGGCATGGCCCGCATGCAGCTCGACAGCACCATCATCATCGACTTCGAGCACGACGCCACCAATGACGTGCTGCACCTGTACTCCAGCATTGCCCCGGCCCCCGACGACTGCACCGCACAGCTCAAGCTGCTGATGGAAGCCAATCTTTTCCTGGACCGCAGCGTCGGAACCACCTTCGCTCTCGACAGCATCACCGGCGAATTCATGTGCTGCCTGCGCCTGGAACCGGAAAAAATGAGCGCGGCGGATCTGGTCAAACACGTGGAGAGAATGGCCGACGCGGTCGAGCGCCTGCGCGCCGACCTGGACGGGCTGGAGGAGCCGGCCGAGCCGGCGCCGCTGTCGGCAATAGATCTTAACCAACTGCGCATGGGACCTCTGCGCGGTTGA
- a CDS encoding heavy metal sensor histidine kinase, translated as MMRSIAVRLAVTFGLVAAVVFALSGFALYRALATTLERQQETDLRGKLEVATRLISQVRSVERWDQLRNTLTTITTTDGNTRFWIACENTALNYGFSTPEGGHPEFGSSVKLVTVKDSPYPLKTLGDTLKPFPDYPEIYLAVGISTESQARTLHDFAIALTVISLCGIACVAMLGYWVSGFGLRPLARLCAGAQGLNARNLSQRLDAPAVSELAPLAASFNGALDRLETAYAQLEGFNADVAHELRTPIGNIIGATQVALTRERSKAELEETLQSNLEELERLRAIVNDMLFLARADRGETANGLAQASLAAEVHKTIEFLEPLMEEKSLAVDTLGDAVASVDRALFRRAMSNLLHNAIQYSPPGSRLRVEMREEARGIEVAVSNPGVEIPGEHLSRLFDRFYRADPSRAYSQDNHGLGLAIVKAIAKMHGGTVFARSTGGVNTIGLTLHGAG; from the coding sequence ATGATGCGATCGATTGCGGTGCGCCTGGCGGTGACCTTCGGGCTGGTGGCGGCGGTGGTGTTCGCGCTGTCCGGCTTTGCGCTCTACAGGGCGCTGGCCACCACGCTGGAGCGCCAGCAGGAAACCGACCTGCGCGGCAAGCTGGAAGTGGCGACACGGCTGATCAGCCAGGTGCGCAGCGTCGAACGCTGGGACCAGTTGCGCAATACGCTCACCACCATCACCACCACCGACGGCAATACGCGGTTCTGGATCGCCTGCGAGAACACTGCGCTGAACTATGGCTTTTCCACGCCGGAAGGCGGCCATCCGGAATTCGGCAGCTCCGTCAAGCTGGTGACGGTGAAGGACAGTCCCTATCCGCTCAAGACGCTGGGCGACACCCTGAAACCCTTTCCCGACTATCCCGAAATCTATCTGGCGGTGGGCATCAGCACCGAGTCGCAGGCCAGGACGCTGCATGATTTCGCCATTGCGCTGACGGTCATTTCCCTGTGCGGCATTGCCTGCGTGGCGATGCTGGGCTACTGGGTATCCGGCTTCGGGCTGCGTCCGCTGGCGCGGCTGTGCGCCGGTGCGCAGGGGCTGAATGCGCGCAACCTGTCGCAGCGGCTGGACGCGCCGGCAGTCAGCGAGCTGGCGCCGCTGGCGGCCTCCTTCAATGGCGCACTGGACCGGCTGGAAACCGCTTATGCCCAACTGGAAGGATTCAATGCCGATGTCGCGCATGAACTGCGCACGCCGATCGGCAACATCATCGGCGCCACCCAGGTGGCGCTGACCCGCGAGCGCAGCAAGGCCGAGCTGGAGGAAACCCTGCAGTCCAACCTGGAAGAGCTGGAGCGGCTGCGCGCCATCGTCAATGACATGCTATTTCTGGCGCGTGCCGACCGCGGCGAAACCGCGAATGGCCTGGCCCAGGCTTCGCTGGCAGCCGAGGTGCACAAGACCATTGAGTTCCTGGAGCCGCTGATGGAGGAAAAGTCGCTGGCGGTGGACACCCTGGGCGACGCGGTGGCGTCGGTCGACCGCGCGCTGTTTCGGCGGGCGATGAGCAATCTGCTGCATAACGCGATCCAGTACAGCCCGCCGGGCAGCCGGCTGCGGGTGGAGATGCGGGAAGAGGCGCGCGGCATCGAGGTGGCGGTGTCCAACCCTGGCGTGGAGATTCCGGGCGAGCATCTGAGCCGGCTGTTCGACCGCTTCTACCGCGCCGATCCGTCGCGCGCCTATAGTCAGGACAACCATGGATTGGGCCTGGCGATCGTCAAAGCCATCGCCAAGATGCACGGCGGCACGGTGTTTGCGCGCAGCACGGGCGGGGTCAACACGATAGGCCTGACGCTGCACGGCGCGGGGTGA
- a CDS encoding ABC transporter transmembrane domain-containing protein encodes MKQDVMQRRSTFATLAGLLPFMAPYSRRFLLAGIALLVAAGATLAIPVAFRQLIDLGFVSTATGAGARHINFYFLALFGVACVLAVATAARFYLVSWLGERVTADLRSAVYGHVVTQSPQFFETTRSGEVLSRLTADTTLIQAVVGTSISMALRNALLFAGGMTMLFITSVKLSSIILVTLLAVVLPIVLFGRRVRKLSRQSQDRIADASALAGEMLNAVGIVQAYTHEAQEARRFGAAVEEAFQTALRRIRARSLLTVVAILLVFGAIVFVLWLGAHAVIEGTMSAGQLGQFILYATIVAGAIAALSEVLGEAQRAAGATERLLELLAEQSPIRSPEQPAAPGTCSAGGAALSLRQVGFHYPSRPQSPSIAALSVDIAPGETVAIVGPSGAGKTTLFQLLLRFYDPQQGSILLNGVDIRRLDLHALRGAIGIVPQDTVVFSADAMDNIRYGRDGASDAEVIAAARMAAAHEFIERMPEGYRTFLGDRGVRLSGGQRQRIAIARALLKNPPLLLLDEATSALDAESERLVQGALETAMQNRTTLVIAHRLATVQRADRILVMEHGRLVETGTHAELVARGGLYAGLAALQFNLA; translated from the coding sequence ATGAAACAGGATGTCATGCAGCGCCGCTCCACCTTCGCCACCCTGGCCGGGCTATTGCCCTTCATGGCGCCGTACAGCAGGCGCTTCCTGCTGGCCGGCATTGCGCTGCTGGTGGCCGCAGGCGCCACGCTGGCAATACCGGTCGCCTTCCGCCAGCTGATCGACCTGGGCTTCGTATCGACCGCCACGGGCGCCGGCGCGCGCCATATCAATTTCTATTTCCTGGCGCTGTTCGGCGTGGCCTGCGTGCTGGCCGTGGCCACCGCGGCCCGCTTCTACCTGGTGTCCTGGCTGGGAGAACGGGTCACCGCCGACCTGCGCAGCGCGGTCTATGGCCATGTGGTGACCCAGAGCCCGCAGTTCTTCGAAACCACCCGCTCCGGCGAAGTGCTGTCGCGGCTGACCGCCGACACCACCCTGATCCAGGCGGTGGTCGGCACCAGCATCTCGATGGCGCTGCGCAATGCGCTGCTGTTCGCCGGCGGCATGACCATGCTGTTCATCACCAGCGTCAAGCTTTCCTCCATCATCCTGGTCACGCTGCTGGCGGTGGTGCTGCCCATCGTGCTGTTCGGCCGCCGCGTCAGGAAGCTGTCGCGCCAGTCGCAGGACCGGATCGCCGACGCATCGGCGCTGGCCGGCGAGATGCTCAATGCAGTCGGCATCGTGCAGGCCTACACCCATGAAGCGCAGGAAGCGCGCCGCTTCGGCGCGGCCGTGGAAGAAGCCTTCCAGACCGCGCTGCGCCGCATCCGCGCCCGGTCGCTGCTGACGGTGGTGGCCATCCTGCTGGTATTTGGCGCCATCGTGTTCGTACTGTGGCTGGGCGCCCATGCGGTGATCGAAGGCACGATGAGCGCCGGCCAGCTTGGCCAGTTCATTCTCTATGCCACCATCGTGGCCGGTGCGATCGCGGCGCTGTCGGAGGTGCTGGGCGAGGCGCAGCGCGCCGCCGGCGCCACCGAGCGGTTGCTGGAGCTGCTGGCGGAGCAGTCGCCGATCCGTTCGCCCGAGCAGCCGGCCGCGCCCGGCACCTGCAGCGCCGGCGGCGCCGCGCTGTCGCTGCGCCAGGTGGGCTTCCACTACCCTTCCCGGCCGCAGTCACCGTCCATCGCCGCGCTGTCGGTCGATATTGCCCCGGGCGAGACGGTGGCCATCGTCGGCCCGTCCGGCGCCGGCAAGACCACGCTGTTCCAGCTGCTGCTGCGCTTCTACGACCCGCAGCAGGGCAGCATCCTGCTCAACGGCGTCGACATCCGCCGGCTCGACCTGCATGCGCTGCGCGGCGCGATCGGCATCGTGCCGCAGGACACGGTGGTGTTCTCGGCCGATGCGATGGACAACATCCGCTATGGCCGCGACGGCGCCAGCGACGCCGAAGTGATTGCGGCGGCCAGGATGGCTGCCGCCCATGAATTCATCGAACGCATGCCCGAGGGCTATCGCACGTTCCTCGGCGACCGCGGCGTGCGCCTGTCCGGCGGCCAGCGCCAGCGCATTGCGATCGCCCGCGCCCTGCTGAAGAATCCGCCGCTGCTGCTGCTGGACGAAGCCACCAGTGCGCTCGATGCCGAATCGGAACGGCTGGTGCAGGGCGCGCTCGAAACGGCGATGCAGAACCGCACCACCCTCGTCATCGCCCATCGCCTGGCGACGGTGCAGCGCGCCGACCGCATCCTGGTGATGGAACATGGCCGGCTGGTGGAAACCGGCACTCATGCCGAACTGGTAGCCCGCGGCGGCCTGTATGCCGGGCTGGCGGCGCTGCAATTCAATCTGGCCTAG
- a CDS encoding thymidylate synthase encodes MKPYLDLVRTILDTGSWSDNRTGIRTISIPGAMMRYDLAEGFPAVTTKKLAFKAVVGELVGFLRASRSAADFRALGCKVWDQNANENADWLANPYREGPDDLGPVYGVQWRRWPAYKLLDADAAAQLEDAQKRGFRVVSRVQDEGRDKILLYKAVDQIRDCVDTIMKNPGSRRILFHGWNPAELDAIALPACHLLYQLIPNAATREISLCLYIRSNDIGLGAPFNLAEGAALLHLIGRLTGYKPRWFSYFIGDAHIYENHVDMLKEQLQREPYPLPRLVISDRIPDFAQTGRYEPQWLEQVEPSDFSLEGYVHHAPLTAPMAV; translated from the coding sequence ATGAAACCCTACCTCGACCTCGTACGCACCATCCTCGACACCGGCAGCTGGTCTGACAACCGCACCGGCATTCGGACCATCAGCATCCCGGGCGCCATGATGCGCTATGACCTGGCCGAAGGTTTTCCGGCGGTGACCACCAAGAAGCTCGCCTTCAAGGCCGTGGTGGGTGAACTGGTCGGTTTCCTGCGCGCCTCGCGCAGCGCGGCCGATTTCCGCGCGCTGGGCTGCAAGGTCTGGGACCAGAACGCCAATGAAAACGCCGACTGGCTGGCCAACCCCTACCGCGAAGGCCCGGACGACCTCGGCCCGGTGTACGGCGTGCAATGGCGCCGGTGGCCGGCCTACAAGCTGCTCGACGCCGATGCCGCCGCCCAGCTGGAAGATGCGCAAAAGCGCGGCTTTCGCGTCGTGTCCCGCGTGCAGGACGAGGGCCGCGACAAGATCCTGCTCTACAAGGCGGTGGACCAGATCCGCGACTGCGTCGACACCATCATGAAGAACCCCGGCAGCCGCCGCATCCTGTTCCACGGCTGGAATCCGGCCGAACTCGATGCCATCGCCCTGCCCGCCTGCCACCTGCTGTACCAGCTGATACCGAACGCCGCCACCCGCGAGATTTCGCTGTGCCTGTACATCCGCAGCAACGACATCGGCCTGGGCGCGCCGTTCAACCTGGCCGAAGGCGCGGCGCTGCTGCACCTGATCGGCCGCCTGACCGGCTACAAGCCGCGCTGGTTCAGCTACTTCATCGGCGATGCCCACATCTATGAAAACCATGTCGACATGCTCAAGGAACAGCTGCAGCGCGAACCCTACCCGCTGCCGCGCCTGGTGATTTCCGACCGCATCCCCGACTTCGCGCAGACCGGCCGCTATGAACCGCAATGGCTGGAACAGGTAGAGCCATCCGATTTCTCGCTCGAAGGCTATGTCCACCATGCGCCGCTGACGGCGCCGATGGCGGTATAG
- a CDS encoding DUF3422 domain-containing protein: MIFSSLNHDLRVPLAAEVHSRPFLHLHGAEAITHLAVYAGNGKPAGAANSAIQHAFLASLCGHFGVAAPAAEAKFFFHDFGRFRLKWECHTEFATYTFAQRHDVAPAIEEAFDRMPLQHAPQQWLASLQGKIMVATHVALDGSDAPPQEYARRLRRVFEGNLLVGSRVLHDAELWTDFLIQADGFSRMVVRDVGLMEQQAGRLVQRVLEIETYRMMCLLGLPHAHAATPALNAIEGELAELTAAMVATDDRQGGDSSDDEQELLGKITRLAARLEKLAVDDSYRFSASQAYFRLVQSRIEELREERMEGFPTVEEFMDRRLTPAVSTCAAIASRQEALARRIAQTNDLLRTRVGIVQERQNRQILQSMNRRAAQQLKLQQAVEGLSVAAISYYVIGLLGYAGKAAKAAGWPVNPELLTGLLVPVVAAGVWLGLRRMHRRMHGG; the protein is encoded by the coding sequence ATGATTTTTTCCAGCCTCAACCATGACCTGCGCGTGCCGCTCGCCGCCGAAGTCCATTCCCGTCCCTTCCTGCATTTGCACGGCGCCGAGGCGATCACCCACCTGGCGGTCTATGCCGGCAACGGCAAGCCGGCCGGCGCCGCCAACAGCGCGATCCAGCATGCCTTCCTGGCCAGCCTGTGCGGCCATTTCGGCGTGGCCGCGCCGGCGGCCGAGGCCAAGTTCTTCTTCCATGACTTTGGCCGCTTCCGCCTGAAGTGGGAATGCCACACCGAATTCGCGACCTATACCTTCGCCCAGCGCCATGACGTCGCACCAGCCATCGAGGAAGCATTCGACCGCATGCCGCTGCAGCATGCGCCGCAGCAGTGGCTGGCCAGCCTGCAGGGCAAGATCATGGTGGCGACCCATGTGGCGCTGGACGGCTCGGACGCGCCGCCGCAGGAATATGCGCGGCGGCTGCGCCGGGTGTTCGAAGGCAATCTGCTGGTTGGCAGCCGGGTGCTGCATGATGCCGAGCTGTGGACCGACTTCCTGATCCAGGCCGATGGCTTCTCGCGCATGGTGGTGCGCGATGTCGGGCTGATGGAGCAGCAGGCCGGCCGGCTGGTGCAGCGGGTGCTGGAAATCGAGACCTACCGCATGATGTGCCTGCTGGGCCTGCCGCATGCCCATGCGGCCACGCCGGCGCTCAATGCGATCGAGGGCGAACTGGCCGAGCTGACCGCGGCCATGGTGGCAACCGACGACCGCCAGGGCGGCGACAGCAGCGACGACGAGCAGGAACTGCTGGGCAAGATCACCCGGCTGGCGGCGCGGCTGGAAAAGCTGGCGGTGGATGACAGTTACCGGTTCTCCGCGTCGCAGGCCTATTTCCGGCTGGTGCAGTCGCGCATCGAGGAGTTGCGGGAAGAGCGTATGGAAGGCTTTCCCACGGTGGAGGAATTCATGGACCGGCGCTTGACGCCGGCGGTCAGCACCTGCGCCGCCATCGCCAGCCGGCAGGAGGCGCTGGCGCGCCGGATCGCCCAGACCAACGACCTGCTGCGCACCCGGGTCGGCATCGTGCAGGAGCGCCAGAACCGGCAGATCCTGCAGTCGATGAACCGGCGCGCGGCCCAGCAGCTGAAGCTGCAGCAGGCGGTGGAAGGCCTGTCGGTGGCGGCGATTTCCTACTATGTGATCGGCCTTCTCGGCTATGCCGGCAAGGCGGCCAAGGCGGCCGGCTGGCCGGTCAACCCCGAGCTGCTGACCGGGCTGCTGGTGCCGGTGGTGGCGGCCGGCGTCTGGCTCGGGCTGCGCCGCATGCATCGGCGCATGCATGGCGGCTGA
- a CDS encoding heavy metal response regulator transcription factor, translating to MKILIVEDETKTADYLHKGLTEHSCVVDVARNGLDGRHLALENDYDAIVLDVMLPGVDGFGVLEALRQRRQTPVIMLTARDRVEDRVRGLQAGADDYLVKPFSFLELLARLQALVRRGKPQDAAQLQIADLHVDLIARKASRGGMRLDLTSKEFLLLTTLGRRQGQILSKTEIAELVWDMNFDSNTNVVEVAIKRLRNKIDGPFERKLLHTIRGMGYVLEARRDGEAA from the coding sequence ATGAAGATCCTGATCGTCGAGGACGAAACCAAAACCGCCGACTACCTCCACAAGGGCCTGACCGAGCATAGCTGCGTGGTCGACGTGGCGCGCAACGGGCTGGACGGCCGCCATCTGGCGCTCGAAAACGATTACGACGCCATCGTGCTGGATGTGATGCTGCCGGGCGTGGATGGCTTCGGCGTGCTGGAAGCGCTGCGCCAGCGGCGCCAGACCCCGGTCATCATGCTCACCGCCCGCGACCGTGTGGAAGACCGGGTGCGCGGCCTGCAGGCCGGCGCCGACGATTACCTGGTCAAGCCGTTTTCCTTCCTTGAATTGCTGGCGCGGCTGCAGGCGCTGGTGCGGCGCGGCAAGCCGCAGGACGCGGCCCAGTTGCAGATCGCCGACCTGCATGTGGACCTGATCGCCCGCAAGGCTTCGCGTGGCGGCATGCGGCTGGACCTGACGTCCAAGGAATTCCTGTTGCTGACCACGCTGGGCCGACGCCAAGGACAGATCCTGTCGAAGACGGAAATCGCTGAACTGGTGTGGGACATGAATTTCGACAGCAATACCAACGTGGTGGAAGTCGCCATCAAGCGGCTGCGCAACAAGATCGACGGGCCGTTCGAGCGCAAGCTGCTGCATACGATACGCGGCATGGGCTATGTGCTGGAAGCGCGGCGCGACGGGGAGGCGGCATGA
- a CDS encoding carotenoid 1,2-hydratase, with product MLKALFFSLLLLMQAQAPAAPPAFAPVKPGVPLNFPRDHGAHPDYRTEWWYATGWLSTPDGKPLGFQVTFFRAATEHDRANPSKFAPDQLIIAHAALSDPAEGRLLHDQKAARAGFGLAGARTGDADVTLERWNFRRDADGTYRTRVDGAEFALDLTLTPTQPVMPQGQAGFSKKGPRPEQASRYYSEPHLKVSGSISRHGKPVAVTGSAWLDREWSSSYLDPDAQGWDWTGVNLDDGSALMAFQIRGKDGRKLWAYATVRDAAGRVTHYTPDQVSFSPQRTWRSPRTNASYPVQIEIRTGDARWLLNPLQDDQELDSRASTGSVYWEGAVTVDRDGRRAGRGYLELTGYVEALKL from the coding sequence ATGCTGAAAGCCTTGTTTTTTAGCCTGCTGCTTTTGATGCAGGCACAGGCGCCCGCCGCGCCGCCGGCATTTGCGCCGGTCAAGCCCGGCGTGCCGCTGAATTTCCCGCGCGACCATGGCGCCCATCCGGACTACCGCACCGAATGGTGGTACGCCACCGGCTGGCTCAGCACGCCGGACGGCAAGCCGCTCGGCTTCCAGGTCACCTTCTTCCGCGCCGCCACCGAGCACGACCGGGCCAATCCCAGCAAGTTCGCGCCGGATCAGCTGATCATTGCCCATGCCGCCCTGTCCGACCCGGCCGAGGGCCGGCTGCTGCATGACCAGAAGGCAGCCCGCGCCGGCTTCGGCCTGGCCGGGGCAAGGACCGGCGACGCCGACGTCACGCTGGAACGCTGGAATTTCAGGCGCGACGCCGACGGCACCTACCGCACGCGGGTCGATGGCGCAGAATTCGCGCTCGACCTGACGCTCACGCCAACCCAGCCGGTGATGCCGCAGGGCCAGGCCGGCTTTTCGAAAAAAGGCCCGCGGCCGGAACAGGCCAGCCGCTACTACAGCGAGCCGCACCTGAAGGTCAGCGGCAGCATCAGCCGCCACGGCAAGCCGGTGGCGGTGACCGGCAGCGCCTGGCTGGACCGGGAATGGTCCAGCAGCTATCTCGACCCCGATGCCCAGGGCTGGGACTGGACCGGCGTCAATCTCGACGACGGCTCGGCGCTGATGGCCTTCCAGATCCGCGGCAAGGACGGCAGGAAGCTGTGGGCCTATGCCACCGTGCGCGACGCCGCCGGCCGCGTCACCCATTACACGCCCGACCAGGTCAGCTTCAGTCCGCAGCGCACCTGGCGCTCGCCGCGCACCAATGCCAGCTACCCGGTACAGATCGAGATCCGCACCGGCGACGCCCGCTGGCTGCTCAACCCGCTGCAGGACGACCAGGAACTCGATTCGCGCGCCTCGACCGGCTCGGTCTACTGGGAAGGCGCGGTGACGGTGGACCGCGACGGCCGGCGCGCCGGGCGCGGCTACCTCGAACTGACCGGCTATGTCGAAGCCCTCAAACTATGA